The following are encoded in a window of Sphaeramia orbicularis chromosome 20, fSphaOr1.1, whole genome shotgun sequence genomic DNA:
- the LOC115411121 gene encoding ADP-ribosyl cyclase/cyclic ADP-ribose hydrolase 1-like → MEPGEYRPPGKKRRRRCLIISVVAAVVVIIILGVVLGVSLRPNTDELKQTFTDRCKAFKEYDCEKIWDVFVQAFVGKDPCNVPMEAYNPLIDAAPFKPACNRMMFWSKTKNVVHDFTDKRDCYVTLEDTLLGSVMDGLNWCGKEGSQEIFTTGCPGWTDCEKNPVRSFWNRASAAFADVACGDVSAMLNGSIATPFSPSSIFATIELVRFNSTRVKSLNVVLVTQKTEVTDCTNPSLKDLQKELDQGIKYKCTEVSESRIEACGADPQIPCGGCW, encoded by the exons atggagcctggagagtACCGTCCTCCCGGGAAGAAGCGGAGACGCCGCTGCCTCATTATAAGCGTCGTGGCTGCGGTTGTTGTCATTATAATCCTCGGTGTGGTGTTGGGAGTTTCACTTCGTCCAAACACAGACGAGCTAAAGCAAACATTTACAGATAGATGCAAGGCATTCAAAGA atatgacTGTGAAAAGATCTGGGATGTGTTTGTTCAAGCCTTTGTCGGAAAGGATCCCTGTAACGTCCCCATGGAGGCTTACAACCCTCTCATAGATGCAGCGCCCTTCAAACCTGCCTGCAACAGA atgaTGTTTTGGAGCAAAACAAAGAATGTGGTCCACGATTTTACAGACAAGAGAGATTGTTATGTCACCCTGGAGGATACTCTGTTAGGATCGGTCATGGATGGTCTCAACTGGTGCGGGAAGGAGGGAAGCCAGG AGATATTTACTACCGGCTGCCCTGGATGGACGGATTGTGAGAAGAATCCAGTTCGCTCATTTTGGAACCGAGCCTCAGCTGCA TTTGCAGATGTTGCCTGTGGTGATGTCTCTGCAATGTTAAATGGATCCATAGCAACGCCGTTCAGTCCTTCGAG TATCTTTGCGACCATCGAGTTGGTGCGTTTTAACTCCACCAGAGTGAAGAGCCTCAATGTTGTTCTGGTCACTCAGAAGACAGAAGT GACAGACTGCACAAATCCATCTTTGAAGGACTTGCAGAAAGAACTGGACCAAGGGATTAAATATAAGTGCACTGAAGTCTCAGA ATCTCGGATCGAGGCATGTGGTGCAGATCCTCAGATCCCCTGCGGTGGCTGTTGGTGA